The window AAGGAAGTCGGCGCGAACATCACGGCCTTGCAAGAGGGCGATTATGACATCGAGATCGAAAAGTGGGGCTACTCCTCGAGTACGACCTGGAAAGTCGTCGTGTAATCTGCAGCGGCAGGTTTGCTCGCAGTCTCCATTTTGCGATACGCTCTCTGTTTGTGATACGCAGAGTCGAAATCCACGGTTTCTTCGCCGATCGATCCGTCGTCACTCGAGTCTCCCTACTCGAGGCCGGTGTGAGTGAGAAGGGGCAGTACAGCTGTCCCTCAGTACGATGAGTACAGCTGTCCCTCAGTACGATGAGTACAGCTGTCCCTCAGCTCCTCACCTGGTCGTCAGTAGATTCCCATTGGGGCGATGGATATGTCACCCGGACGACCCATCACTCTCGCTAGAGTGTAATGCGCTCCACCAAACCGAGGGTTTCAGCCGTCGTAGCTAATCAACCCGTTGGCGTCCTGTGCCAGCGAGACCGTCCGGTCGTCGAACGAATCGGCGTAGCGAACGAGCAACAACAGCACCGTCTCAGGCCGTTCGACGGCGTAGCCGTTCTCCCGGGAGAGCAATCCGGCCTCCTCGAGTTCGCCCGCGTACTTGCTTACCGTCGGTGCCGACACCTCGAGCGCCCCGGCCAGATCGCTCGCCGTCGCCGAGGGGTTCGCGAGCAGTTCGACGAGCATCCCCCGTGGGGTGCCACGGCGCAGGTAGCCGAGCGCGTTCTTTTCGAACTCGTCGAACCGTGCTGTGGGGACGAACCGCTTGTAATCGCCGTCGCTGTAGGATTCGACGACCTCGAGTTCCTCGAGTCGGCGGAGGTGGTGTTGGGTCTCCCCCGTGCCGAGCTGGAGGTCGTCCCTGATCTTCGAGAAGTGAGCGCCCGGGGTCGTCGAGAGAT of the Natronosalvus vescus genome contains:
- a CDS encoding winged helix-turn-helix transcriptional regulator; protein product: MTGSDGVDEEKRSTLRRFAAVGAVSPLARFSESAEADAGESDARDAIAGYLSTTPGAHFSKIRDDLQLGTGETQHHLRRLEELEVVESYSDGDYKRFVPTARFDEFEKNALGYLRRGTPRGMLVELLANPSATASDLAGALEVSAPTVSKYAGELEEAGLLSRENGYAVERPETVLLLLVRYADSFDDRTVSLAQDANGLISYDG